A single window of Granulicella sibirica DNA harbors:
- a CDS encoding AAA family ATPase: MSENYQSKDVWSRTTSIHGFPIDELRSVLQKSIRRGRVEEAAIAAYEFFASGAEAEEVLWRRLEIIATEDVGLGMPAAPSIINALYLQAGRMVDPGDRWIYCAHAVRLLATAPKDNMSMELSGWTREVVERGERKVEVEDFMVDLHTRRGSSMGRTVAHWWNDGAKLENRMPGYDPKWGNYLRKLAGAKVDERW; encoded by the coding sequence ATGTCAGAGAACTATCAAAGCAAAGACGTTTGGAGTCGCACAACAAGCATTCACGGCTTCCCCATCGACGAACTCCGCTCGGTGCTCCAGAAGAGCATTCGCCGCGGGCGCGTGGAAGAGGCTGCTATTGCAGCCTATGAGTTCTTTGCCTCGGGAGCGGAGGCGGAAGAGGTGCTATGGCGGAGGCTTGAGATCATCGCGACCGAAGATGTCGGGCTCGGGATGCCGGCCGCTCCGTCGATTATCAACGCGCTCTATCTGCAGGCTGGGCGCATGGTCGATCCCGGCGATCGCTGGATCTACTGCGCGCACGCCGTGCGCCTGCTTGCGACGGCGCCGAAGGACAACATGTCGATGGAGCTCTCGGGTTGGACGCGCGAGGTGGTCGAACGCGGCGAGCGCAAGGTAGAGGTGGAAGACTTCATGGTCGACCTGCATACGCGGCGCGGATCGAGCATGGGCCGGACGGTAGCCCACTGGTGGAACGATGGAGCGAAGCTGGAGAACCGTATGCCGGGCTACGATCCGAAGTGGGGTAACTATCTTCGCAAGCTTGCCGGTGCCAAGGTTGATGAAAGATGGTGA